GCGTCCCAGTCGTCGCCGAGCAGGTCGGGCCCGAGGTAGTCGAGCCGATCGGCCTCCTCGTCGGCCGGGAACACCTCGACGATGCCGAGGTCGAACCCGATCGCGACGGCCTCGGGCGTCGTGATGACGATTCGCGCACGGTGCGCGGGGTGCGGCCAGCGCTGCCCCGGCCGGAGCACGCGCCACTCCCCCTCCATCTTCAGGTGCGTGTGCACGACCCGGTCGCCGATGCGCATGAGCAGGTGCTTGCCGCGCGAGGCGACGCCGTGCACGGTCTCGCCGGCGAGGTCGACGGTCGCGTAGCGCGGCACGCGCACGTCGGACGAGACGACGGATGCCCCCGCCAACGTCTCGTCGAGCCGGCGCGCCGCCCGCCAGACGGTGTCACCCTCGGGCACGGCGCTCCCCCCGGGCCGCCGGATCAGCCCCGCGCACTGAACTCACCCACGAGCACTGATCCGCAGTCCCC
This portion of the Agromyces rhizosphaerae genome encodes:
- a CDS encoding DNA-formamidopyrimidine glycosylase family protein, producing MPEGDTVWRAARRLDETLAGASVVSSDVRVPRYATVDLAGETVHGVASRGKHLLMRIGDRVVHTHLKMEGEWRVLRPGQRWPHPAHRARIVITTPEAVAIGFDLGIVEVFPADEEADRLDYLGPDLLGDDWDAAEAVRRLASHPEQEIIVALADQRNLAGLGNEYVNELCFLRGLAPGRPVAQVDLAPAVALAERLIRANRDRVARTTTGDTRRGMRLWVHGRGGQPCRRCGTTIRHARHGRTELELRETWWCPSCQT